A window of the Sporosarcina sp. FSL K6-2383 genome harbors these coding sequences:
- the pstA gene encoding phosphate ABC transporter permease PstA, which translates to MRQFKDNLLRGFLWLSAFLSVAVLVMIVGFIFYKGFGLISFDFIFGDYSPTRGGGIWPMIVTTVYTIVISLVIATPIGILAAVYLQEYAKQGRLVKIIRFATESLTGIPSIIYGLFGAVFFVTTLKLGMSIIAASLTLAIIVLPVIIRTTEEALKTVPTSYREGSLALGNTKLQTLYKVILPTAMPGVLSGIILSIGRIVGESAAIFLTAGTVAAMPEGIFSSARTLTVHSYLVTQESGDIELAAAVGIVLIVIILAINLSATYISKKLNKATNK; encoded by the coding sequence ATGAGACAATTTAAAGATAACTTGTTACGTGGATTCTTATGGTTATCAGCTTTCTTATCGGTTGCTGTCCTCGTCATGATTGTAGGATTTATCTTTTATAAAGGATTTGGTTTAATAAGTTTCGACTTCATTTTTGGCGATTATTCACCAACTCGAGGCGGTGGGATTTGGCCAATGATTGTAACAACTGTCTACACAATTGTTATTTCATTAGTCATCGCCACACCAATTGGAATTTTAGCGGCCGTTTACTTGCAAGAATATGCTAAGCAAGGACGATTAGTAAAAATTATACGTTTTGCAACAGAAAGTTTAACAGGAATTCCTTCGATTATTTATGGTCTTTTTGGTGCAGTATTCTTTGTAACAACGTTAAAGTTAGGGATGTCTATTATTGCTGCATCATTAACCTTAGCGATTATTGTTTTACCTGTCATCATTCGGACAACAGAAGAAGCATTAAAAACAGTGCCGACTTCGTATCGGGAAGGTTCGTTAGCACTTGGCAACACGAAGCTACAAACCTTATACAAGGTGATTTTACCTACTGCAATGCCGGGAGTTCTATCTGGTATCATCCTCTCTATTGGACGAATTGTTGGAGAATCAGCTGCCATCTTCTTAACTGCTGGAACTGTTGCTGCCATGCCGGAGGGCATCTTTTCATCAGCTCGAACGTTAACAGTACATTCCTATCTAGTTACGCAAGAATCGGGAGACATTGAATTAGCTGCGGCAGTTGGCATTGTCCTAATCGTTATTATTTTAGCCATTAACCTCTCAGCAACGTATATTTCGAAAAAATTAAATAAAGCGACCAACAAATAA
- a CDS encoding MurR/RpiR family transcriptional regulator produces the protein MQIFLKRLTQHRERLSRLEIEVLDYILHYPEIVVDLNVDQLAKKLFVSTATISRTCQQLGFRGFQDMKYSLSKEVGQEKELSGSSNAGVLVDHISRIQNEMTSTLQLVNEELITEVAKCIHESTHVEFIGMGNSLPVCIDAARKLMFSGKITSAREDWDELRSVANSLTTGDLAILVSYSGETINMLEYASLLKDRNVKMIAITGQQKNRLQQLADISLQAHVTNCYYGELDMSSRFPLSMLLDFIILTYLDQFKNK, from the coding sequence TTGCAAATTTTTTTAAAACGGTTAACCCAACATCGTGAGCGCTTGAGTCGTTTGGAAATCGAAGTGTTAGATTACATTTTGCACTATCCGGAAATAGTTGTAGATTTGAATGTGGATCAGCTAGCAAAAAAGCTCTTTGTTTCTACGGCCACTATTAGTAGGACATGTCAGCAGCTAGGTTTTCGTGGTTTTCAAGATATGAAATATTCTTTAAGTAAAGAAGTTGGTCAAGAAAAAGAGCTGAGTGGTTCATCGAATGCTGGTGTTTTAGTTGACCATATCAGTAGAATCCAAAATGAAATGACAAGTACTTTGCAGTTGGTTAATGAGGAACTAATAACTGAAGTTGCAAAATGTATTCATGAAAGCACCCATGTGGAGTTCATTGGAATGGGGAATTCTCTTCCAGTTTGCATTGATGCGGCAAGGAAGCTCATGTTTTCGGGGAAAATAACGAGTGCTCGAGAAGATTGGGATGAGCTACGGAGTGTTGCCAATAGTTTAACGACAGGAGATTTGGCGATTTTGGTTTCCTATAGTGGAGAAACCATCAATATGCTAGAGTACGCTTCTTTATTGAAGGACAGAAATGTGAAGATGATTGCGATTACTGGTCAACAAAAAAATAGATTACAACAACTAGCAGATATCTCCCTTCAAGCACACGTAACGAACTGTTATTATGGAGAATTAGATATGAGCTCACGATTTCCGTTAAGCATGCTTTTAGATTTTATCATTCTAACGTATCTTGATCAGTTTAAAAATAAGTAA
- the pstC gene encoding phosphate ABC transporter permease subunit PstC codes for MSILTTNKQAVEIGKVNKRKYMLEKVSSKIFMICALLSVITLLLIIGFVFYKGAHPFVAEGYSFIDFIFGTDWVPSEDKFGIFPMIVASIYATIGALIIGVPIGLFTAIFLAEIASKRVAKIISPAIQLLAGIPSVLYGVFGLAIIVPFLQDTFGLVKGQSLIAVILVLAIMMLPTIVTVAETAIRAVPQTYREGSLALGVSQIGTIFKVIVPAAKSGIMTAIVLGLGRAIGETMAVILVAGNSLIVPTSLTDSVRPLTTNVALEMGYAFGTHQEMLFATGIVLFSFILILNFVLAKISAKGGN; via the coding sequence GTGTCTATCCTAACAACTAATAAGCAGGCCGTAGAAATTGGTAAAGTGAATAAAAGGAAGTATATGTTGGAGAAAGTGTCTTCAAAAATTTTCATGATTTGTGCACTTCTTTCAGTCATAACTTTATTGTTAATTATTGGATTTGTCTTTTACAAAGGAGCTCATCCTTTTGTAGCAGAGGGCTATAGCTTTATAGACTTTATTTTCGGTACTGATTGGGTACCAAGTGAAGATAAATTCGGTATTTTTCCAATGATTGTTGCATCCATTTATGCAACAATTGGAGCCTTAATTATCGGGGTTCCTATAGGTTTATTTACAGCTATTTTCTTAGCAGAAATTGCATCTAAAAGGGTAGCTAAAATAATTTCGCCAGCCATTCAATTGCTAGCGGGTATCCCATCTGTCTTATATGGTGTATTTGGCCTTGCCATCATTGTTCCATTTTTACAAGATACGTTTGGTTTAGTGAAAGGACAGAGCTTAATAGCTGTTATTCTTGTACTAGCCATCATGATGTTACCAACAATTGTGACTGTAGCAGAGACGGCGATTCGTGCTGTTCCTCAAACATATCGCGAGGGATCACTAGCACTTGGTGTATCCCAGATCGGTACCATCTTCAAAGTCATTGTACCTGCAGCTAAATCGGGAATTATGACGGCAATCGTATTAGGTTTAGGTAGAGCAATCGGAGAAACGATGGCAGTTATCTTAGTAGCAGGTAATAGTTTAATCGTGCCTACAAGCCTAACAGACAGTGTTCGTCCACTGACGACAAATGTTGCATTGGAAATGGGCTATGCCTTCGGTACCCATCAAGAAATGTTATTTGCGACGGGAATTGTTTTATTCTCATTTATATTAATTTTGAATTTTGTATTAGCAAAAATAAGTGCGAAGGGTGGCAATTAA
- a CDS encoding spore coat protein — protein sequence MSGNKWRALDHCNNNRRNSADVQQNGEQSVSNKQQSYEWIVVKDSEHIDIHTTDTQAALSLQLGIQAAIAAVISITIGDTVQGKAVAQDMKQFIKTKQRNVQKTIVEGSRNITVTTTDTDLAVNIQALLQILVTLVAKLDVL from the coding sequence ATGAGTGGAAACAAATGGAGGGCATTAGATCATTGCAATAACAATAGAAGAAACAGCGCGGATGTTCAACAAAATGGAGAACAATCAGTATCTAATAAGCAGCAATCTTATGAATGGATCGTCGTAAAGGATTCCGAACATATTGATATACACACAACAGATACACAAGCAGCATTGTCATTACAACTAGGAATTCAAGCCGCTATTGCAGCAGTCATTAGCATTACTATCGGAGATACAGTTCAAGGCAAAGCGGTCGCACAAGATATGAAGCAATTTATAAAAACAAAACAACGAAACGTTCAAAAAACGATTGTTGAGGGATCAAGAAATATAACAGTTACAACAACCGATACTGACTTGGCAGTAAACATCCAAGCATTACTTCAAATCCTTGTTACTTTAGTAGCGAAGTTAGATGTTCTATAA
- the manA gene encoding mannose-6-phosphate isomerase, class I, translating to MYQEPIFLKPVFQERIWGGSKLQTLFGYAIPNDLTGEAWVISAHKNGPSTILNGPLQGENLAQAWQEHPSLFGKETSDGDFPLLVKILDANDNLSVQVHPNDEYARKVENEPYGKTECWYVLDCEPDSEIIFGHRANTKEEFKRRVDAGEWDDLLINVPVKKGDFFYVPSGTIHAIGKGIVILEIQQSSDITYRVYDYDRKDDAGQTRELHIQSAIDVTNYPHSTTTTQKVEETIDDLVTVQLVKEQYFTVYHWKLAGKVAMPLQTDYLLVSIVNGTGEITVNGHSFPLEKGDNFMLPSKITNYEIEGSLEMIVSHE from the coding sequence ATGTATCAAGAACCCATTTTTTTGAAACCAGTATTTCAAGAACGTATTTGGGGTGGGAGTAAACTGCAGACATTGTTTGGATATGCGATTCCAAATGACTTAACGGGTGAGGCGTGGGTGATTTCAGCTCATAAAAACGGTCCATCTACGATCCTCAATGGTCCATTACAGGGGGAAAACTTAGCACAGGCGTGGCAAGAACACCCATCATTATTTGGTAAAGAAACGTCCGATGGTGACTTTCCGTTATTGGTGAAAATATTGGATGCCAATGATAATTTGTCAGTACAAGTCCATCCGAATGATGAGTATGCTAGAAAAGTAGAAAATGAACCATATGGTAAGACGGAGTGTTGGTATGTGTTGGATTGTGAGCCGGATAGCGAAATTATTTTTGGTCATCGTGCCAACACGAAAGAAGAGTTTAAGCGTCGGGTAGATGCTGGCGAATGGGATGATTTACTCATTAACGTTCCCGTGAAAAAAGGTGATTTCTTTTATGTTCCAAGTGGGACGATCCATGCGATTGGTAAGGGGATTGTCATTCTAGAAATCCAACAAAGCTCAGATATTACGTATCGTGTCTATGATTATGACCGCAAGGATGATGCAGGACAAACACGTGAACTCCATATTCAGTCTGCAATTGACGTAACGAATTATCCTCACTCTACAACTACAACGCAGAAAGTAGAGGAGACAATTGATGATTTAGTGACTGTGCAATTAGTAAAGGAACAGTATTTCACAGTCTACCATTGGAAGTTGGCTGGCAAGGTCGCGATGCCTTTACAAACGGATTATCTGCTAGTTAGTATTGTGAATGGTACGGGGGAAATCACTGTTAATGGTCATTCATTCCCGCTTGAAAAAGGGGATAACTTTATGTTGCCATCAAAGATTACGAATTATGAAATTGAAGGAAGTTTAGAAATGATAGTATCACACGAATGA
- a CDS encoding spore coat protein, with the protein MSDLPKKTNAISDKVIDLIVSNTLSKNGVDLDDVKGKISAEEKQLLKELVEELTLQVDQFVDQSTSPKKDSK; encoded by the coding sequence TTGAGCGATTTACCTAAAAAGACGAATGCAATTTCCGACAAGGTTATTGATTTAATAGTAAGTAATACTCTAAGTAAAAACGGGGTAGATTTAGATGATGTAAAAGGGAAAATATCAGCTGAGGAAAAACAGTTACTTAAAGAGCTGGTAGAAGAACTGACTTTACAAGTCGATCAATTTGTTGATCAATCCACATCTCCGAAAAAGGATTCCAAATAA
- the phoU gene encoding phosphate signaling complex protein PhoU: MAMRENFEKNLEELKSKITEMGELSITALEKSFKALKTQDIERALKVIEGDTTVDNLETEINQFAIWIMAKEAPISRDLRQIIGVLKISSEIERVADFAVNIAKATIKIGHTKSLLDITHLEKMKELSIEMLRKALQSFLEENIALAKEVGNLEDEVDQYSDETYKELTTYLSEHPEDTNQLVQLLFVNRFLERTADHMTNIAESAAYLIKGQIYDFNS, from the coding sequence ATGGCTATGCGTGAAAACTTCGAGAAAAACTTAGAGGAATTAAAAAGTAAAATCACCGAAATGGGTGAACTATCCATTACTGCCCTAGAGAAATCCTTTAAAGCTTTGAAAACGCAAGATATTGAGAGAGCTTTAAAAGTTATTGAGGGCGATACAACAGTTGATAATCTGGAAACGGAAATTAACCAGTTTGCTATCTGGATAATGGCGAAAGAAGCACCTATATCAAGGGATTTACGCCAGATTATTGGTGTACTTAAAATTTCGTCTGAAATTGAACGAGTTGCGGATTTCGCCGTGAATATTGCCAAAGCAACGATTAAAATTGGTCATACAAAATCTTTATTGGACATTACGCATCTAGAGAAGATGAAAGAATTATCCATTGAAATGCTCCGAAAAGCACTCCAATCTTTTTTAGAGGAAAATATCGCACTTGCTAAAGAAGTTGGCAACTTAGAGGATGAAGTGGACCAATATAGTGATGAAACCTATAAAGAATTGACTACTTATCTAAGTGAACATCCAGAAGACACAAATCAGCTTGTGCAATTATTATTTGTCAATCGTTTTCTTGAGAGAACGGCAGACCATATGACAAATATCGCTGAAAGTGCGGCCTATCTGATTAAAGGTCAAATATATGATTTTAATTCATAA
- a CDS encoding phosphate ABC transporter substrate-binding protein: protein MISLKKVKMGFLMLSLLTVLSACTSDDNTAQSSKGSNTTVAISGSTSVGPLAEKLAHKYSEQDNTNIEVNQIGSSAGITNAISGVSEIGMSSRDLKEEEVASGLNEVVIAYDGIVVVTHPTNKVKDLTMEQVKKIFTGEVTNWKELGGDDLEIVVVSREDGSGSRDAFQEIVDYSSGELIRNAIIASGNGNIKTTVGNNKHAVGFISFEYIDESISTIDINGVAANAENVLKEQYSLSRPFLFVYKEGQLTDAGQRFIDFILSEDGQLIAAEAGAIPIK from the coding sequence ATGATCAGTTTGAAAAAAGTGAAAATGGGATTTCTAATGCTGTCTCTACTTACTGTACTCTCAGCATGTACAAGCGATGATAATACCGCACAATCGTCAAAAGGTAGCAACACAACAGTGGCTATTTCAGGATCAACATCCGTAGGACCGCTTGCTGAAAAATTAGCTCACAAATATTCAGAGCAAGATAATACAAATATTGAAGTCAATCAAATTGGTTCATCTGCGGGTATTACCAACGCAATCAGTGGAGTGTCTGAAATCGGCATGTCTTCACGTGATTTAAAGGAAGAAGAAGTAGCTAGTGGATTGAATGAGGTAGTTATTGCTTACGACGGAATTGTAGTCGTGACTCATCCAACTAACAAAGTAAAAGATCTTACGATGGAGCAAGTAAAGAAGATTTTTACTGGTGAAGTGACGAACTGGAAAGAACTTGGTGGAGATGATTTAGAAATTGTTGTTGTCTCTCGTGAGGATGGTTCAGGTTCGCGTGATGCTTTCCAAGAAATTGTAGATTACAGCTCTGGTGAATTAATCAGAAATGCAATTATCGCAAGTGGTAACGGCAATATTAAAACAACAGTTGGGAACAATAAACATGCAGTGGGCTTTATTTCATTTGAATATATCGATGAATCCATTTCTACAATCGATATTAATGGAGTGGCAGCAAATGCAGAAAATGTACTAAAAGAACAATACAGTTTGTCTAGACCCTTCTTATTTGTCTATAAAGAAGGTCAATTAACAGATGCTGGTCAACGATTTATAGATTTTATCTTAAGTGAAGATGGACAACTCATTGCAGCAGAAGCAGGAGCCATTCCTATAAAATAA
- a CDS encoding carbohydrate ABC transporter permease: MNKRKKNTMKLISTNIAIYVILILFILPFLWMILASFKTQQQILDTSNLFGFTPNFDNYISVFTKYEFMDFIVNSFLIAVASTFLGLLLGLPAAYAIAKYKQNGLGLLILIARIVPGISFLIPWFIIFSRLELIDTYTALTLSHTLVTMPFIIWVMIPFFESMPGELEESARIDGCTTTGAFLRVILPISGPGIITSSILAFIFSWNNFMFSLILAGEKTKTLPIAVFNFLSYSDINWGGLMAASVIITLPVLVIALIMQRFIIAGLTGGAVKG; encoded by the coding sequence ATGAATAAACGGAAGAAAAACACGATGAAATTGATTTCTACGAATATAGCAATTTACGTCATTCTAATTCTCTTCATCTTGCCGTTTCTTTGGATGATTTTGGCTTCATTTAAAACCCAGCAACAGATTTTGGATACATCCAATCTCTTCGGTTTTACGCCAAACTTTGATAACTATATAAGCGTATTTACTAAATATGAGTTTATGGATTTCATCGTTAACTCGTTTCTTATAGCAGTGGCATCCACCTTTTTAGGTCTTTTACTTGGATTACCGGCCGCTTATGCCATTGCAAAATATAAACAAAACGGACTGGGTTTGTTGATTTTAATTGCTCGAATTGTTCCAGGAATTTCGTTCTTGATTCCTTGGTTTATCATTTTTTCAAGGCTAGAACTCATCGATACATATACAGCTTTGACGCTTAGTCATACGCTCGTAACGATGCCATTCATCATTTGGGTAATGATTCCTTTTTTCGAAAGTATGCCGGGGGAATTGGAAGAATCAGCGAGAATCGACGGTTGTACGACTACGGGTGCCTTTCTTCGAGTAATTTTACCCATTTCTGGTCCTGGAATAATCACATCCTCTATTCTAGCCTTTATTTTTTCGTGGAACAATTTTATGTTTTCGCTTATTCTTGCGGGAGAAAAGACCAAAACCCTGCCAATCGCGGTATTTAATTTCCTTTCCTATTCCGACATTAACTGGGGAGGTTTAATGGCTGCATCTGTGATCATCACATTGCCTGTGCTCGTCATAGCATTAATCATGCAGCGCTTCATTATCGCAGGTTTGACCGGTGGGGCAGTCAAAGGGTAA
- a CDS encoding esterase — MKSPFTFTHTTPTAESGKQPAIFLLHGMGSNEEDLPQLVQDFKDSHHIFSLRGPIVSKPGYSYFTIEEIGKPIRSVFDEVLTYIQSFIHEAIAEFGLDEEQIYILGFSQGAILAQSLAVTMGDVIRGVVALSGYVPDFVKTDYEIRAVDHLNIFISHGEYDYIIPPHWGRESKEYFESLDANVTFKSYNDGHGVTPENHQDLVAFLRQF, encoded by the coding sequence GTGAAATCACCATTTACATTTACGCATACAACACCAACAGCGGAGTCGGGAAAGCAACCTGCTATTTTTTTATTACATGGCATGGGGAGTAACGAAGAGGATTTGCCACAGCTTGTCCAAGATTTTAAAGATAGCCACCATATATTTAGTTTGCGTGGTCCTATTGTATCGAAACCGGGTTATTCCTATTTTACAATTGAAGAGATAGGAAAGCCGATTCGCTCGGTATTTGATGAAGTGCTAACGTATATTCAATCTTTTATTCACGAGGCGATTGCGGAATTTGGGCTAGATGAGGAGCAAATCTACATACTTGGATTTAGTCAGGGTGCGATCCTTGCTCAGTCTTTAGCGGTAACAATGGGCGACGTAATACGTGGCGTTGTAGCATTGAGTGGCTATGTGCCAGATTTTGTGAAGACGGATTATGAAATTCGTGCAGTCGATCATTTGAACATCTTTATTTCACATGGAGAGTATGATTACATCATTCCGCCACATTGGGGGAGGGAGAGTAAGGAGTACTTTGAATCGCTAGATGCCAATGTGACCTTTAAGTCATACAATGACGGTCATGGTGTCACGCCTGAGAATCATCAGGATCTAGTGGCGTTTTTGCGCCAATTTTGA
- a CDS encoding CoA pyrophosphatase — protein sequence MFLDKLKQLKENEFHFIGEETAFRSAVLIPIVQVDGEWHILFEIRSFTMRRQPGDISFPGGRIDITDPTPLAAALRETHEELGVDPKTVTVIRQLSPYIASPAFVVYPFVAIIEYSEIIHSYNTEEVEEVFTVPIKWLLNYEPYMHVVSVQATPASNFPFDKIMNGTQYQWRSIGMEEWFFDYKQYTIWGLTARILKHFIDIIK from the coding sequence GTGTTCCTAGATAAATTGAAGCAGTTAAAAGAAAATGAGTTTCATTTTATAGGGGAGGAAACAGCTTTTCGTTCGGCTGTGCTAATCCCAATTGTGCAGGTAGATGGAGAATGGCATATCCTTTTCGAAATTCGTTCATTCACGATGCGTAGACAGCCAGGGGATATTAGTTTTCCAGGAGGTCGAATCGACATCACAGACCCAACGCCATTGGCAGCGGCATTACGGGAAACGCATGAAGAATTGGGTGTTGATCCTAAAACGGTTACAGTCATTAGACAATTAAGTCCCTACATTGCTTCGCCTGCCTTTGTAGTTTACCCATTTGTAGCGATTATCGAATATAGTGAAATTATTCATTCTTACAATACTGAAGAAGTGGAAGAGGTATTTACAGTTCCGATTAAATGGCTTTTGAATTATGAGCCGTATATGCATGTCGTTTCCGTTCAAGCAACGCCTGCATCCAACTTTCCCTTTGATAAAATCATGAATGGTACCCAGTATCAGTGGAGAAGTATTGGAATGGAGGAATGGTTTTTTGACTATAAGCAATATACTATCTGGGGGTTAACCGCCAGGATTTTAAAGCATTTTATTGATATTATCAAATAA
- the pstB gene encoding phosphate ABC transporter ATP-binding protein PstB — protein MEKLKESTSKINVKDLNLFYGEKQALFGVDLAIHEKQVTALIGPSGCGKSTFLRTLNRMNDLIDGVKITGEVVIDDERIYHSNDVIKLRTKVGMVFQKPNLFPMSIYDNVAYGPRGQGIKNKKELNKIVEESLRGAAIWDEVKDRLKTSALGLSGGQQQRVCIARAIAMKPDVILMDEPTSALDPISTLKVEELISTLKKEFTIVIVTHNMQQAARISDKTAFFLNGEIVEYDDTDNIFSTPKDQRTEDYVTGRFG, from the coding sequence ATGGAGAAACTTAAAGAAAGTACATCGAAAATTAATGTGAAAGATTTAAATTTATTCTATGGTGAGAAACAAGCGCTGTTTGGTGTAGATCTTGCTATTCATGAAAAACAGGTTACTGCTTTAATCGGTCCATCAGGTTGTGGTAAATCAACTTTTTTACGAACATTAAATCGCATGAATGATCTAATTGATGGTGTGAAAATTACAGGTGAAGTAGTCATTGATGATGAAAGAATTTATCATTCAAATGATGTCATCAAATTACGTACAAAAGTGGGAATGGTTTTTCAAAAACCGAATTTATTCCCGATGAGTATTTATGATAATGTTGCTTATGGTCCAAGAGGACAAGGCATAAAAAATAAAAAAGAATTAAATAAAATTGTGGAAGAGAGTTTGCGTGGAGCAGCGATTTGGGACGAGGTAAAAGACCGTCTTAAAACATCAGCACTAGGTTTGTCTGGCGGTCAGCAGCAACGTGTTTGTATTGCACGTGCAATTGCGATGAAACCAGATGTTATATTAATGGACGAACCTACTTCTGCACTAGACCCAATCTCTACGTTAAAAGTAGAAGAACTCATCTCAACCTTGAAAAAAGAGTTCACAATTGTTATTGTTACTCATAACATGCAACAAGCTGCACGAATCTCTGATAAAACAGCGTTTTTCTTAAATGGTGAAATTGTTGAATACGATGATACTGATAACATTTTCTCCACACCAAAAGATCAAAGAACTGAAGATTATGTAACGGGTCGATTCGGATAA
- a CDS encoding spore coat protein: MSSWKCRRCSYENMGPVKNCNRCNNYHSEERTLEDNPYNDFNDAMVFEDIDQLASVYQNSDEVIWIKDSCNISVQTTDTQASVSLQVGLQLAIALVVSIAIGDSDRGQAVAQDIFQQFNDEQTNKQRIYIDNSNDVNVVTIDTDLAVNIQALLQVLVSLVVRLDVL; this comes from the coding sequence ATGAGTAGCTGGAAATGTAGACGATGTAGTTATGAAAATATGGGTCCAGTAAAAAACTGCAATCGATGTAACAACTATCATTCTGAGGAGAGGACGCTGGAAGATAATCCTTACAATGACTTTAATGATGCGATGGTTTTTGAGGACATCGATCAACTTGCATCCGTATATCAAAATTCCGATGAAGTCATATGGATTAAGGATTCTTGCAACATTAGCGTTCAAACAACAGATACGCAAGCATCGGTATCTCTTCAAGTTGGCTTACAACTTGCGATTGCTTTAGTTGTAAGTATCGCAATTGGTGACTCTGATCGGGGACAGGCTGTTGCACAAGACATCTTTCAGCAATTTAATGACGAACAAACGAATAAACAAAGGATCTATATTGATAACTCGAATGACGTTAATGTTGTGACTATTGATACAGACTTGGCTGTGAATATTCAGGCATTGTTACAAGTGCTGGTTTCGTTAGTAGTTAGGTTAGATGTACTTTAA